In one window of Tenacibaculum mesophilum DNA:
- the rpsC gene encoding 30S ribosomal protein S3, protein MGQKTNPIGNRLGIIRGWESNWYGGNDYGDKIAEDDKIRKYLYARLSKASVSRIIIERTLKLVTVTITTARPGIIIGKGGQEVDKLKEELKKITGKEVQINIFEIKRPELDAKLVAASIARQIENRISYKRATKMAIAAAMRMNAEGIKVQLSGRLNGAEMARSEHYKEGRIPLSTFRADIDYALVESHTTYGRIGVKVWIMKGEVYGKRELSPLVGLSKQKGSGNKGGGKRQPRRRK, encoded by the coding sequence ATGGGACAAAAGACAAATCCAATAGGAAATCGTTTAGGAATTATCAGAGGATGGGAATCTAACTGGTATGGTGGAAATGACTACGGAGATAAGATTGCTGAAGATGATAAGATAAGAAAGTATTTATATGCTAGATTATCTAAAGCAAGTGTATCAAGAATTATTATTGAGCGTACCTTAAAACTTGTAACCGTTACTATCACTACTGCACGTCCAGGTATCATTATTGGTAAAGGAGGTCAAGAGGTAGACAAGTTAAAAGAAGAGCTTAAGAAAATTACTGGTAAAGAAGTTCAAATTAATATTTTCGAAATTAAGCGTCCAGAATTAGATGCAAAATTAGTTGCTGCTAGTATTGCACGTCAAATTGAAAATAGAATTTCTTACAAGCGAGCTACTAAAATGGCAATCGCTGCTGCAATGAGAATGAATGCAGAAGGAATTAAAGTTCAATTATCAGGCCGTTTAAACGGAGCTGAAATGGCACGTTCTGAGCATTACAAAGAAGGAAGAATTCCTCTTTCTACCTTTAGAGCAGACATCGATTATGCACTTGTTGAATCACATACTACATACGGAAGAATCGGTGTGAAAGTATGGATTATGAAAGGTGAGGTTTATGGAAAACGTGAATTATCTCCATTAGTTGGACTATCTAAGCAAAAAGGTAGTGGAAACAAAGGAGGTGGTAAACGTCAACCTCGCAGAAGAAAATAA
- the rplX gene encoding 50S ribosomal protein L24, giving the protein MKKFKIKSGDTVKVIAGDHKGSEGKVLQILKDKDRVVVEGVNMVSKHTKPSAANPQGGIVKKEAPLHISNVALIENGEAVRVGYDFDKESGKKFRVSKKSDKAI; this is encoded by the coding sequence ATGAAAAAATTTAAAATTAAATCAGGAGATACTGTTAAAGTTATAGCAGGGGATCATAAAGGATCTGAAGGAAAAGTTTTACAAATCCTTAAAGATAAGGATAGAGTAGTAGTAGAAGGTGTAAATATGGTGTCTAAACACACTAAACCTAGTGCTGCTAACCCTCAAGGAGGAATTGTAAAAAAGGAAGCTCCATTACATATATCGAATGTAGCCTTAATCGAAAACGGTGAAGCTGTTAGAGTAGGGTATGATTTTGATAAGGAAAGTGGAAAAAAGTTCAGAGTTTCAAAAAAATCAGATAAAGCAATATAA
- the rpsN gene encoding 30S ribosomal protein S14: protein MAKESMKARERKRAKMVAKYAEKRKALKEAGDYEALQKLPKNASPIRMHNRCKLTGRPKGYMRQFGISRVTFREMANQGLIPGVKKASW from the coding sequence ATGGCTAAAGAATCAATGAAAGCGCGTGAGCGCAAAAGAGCTAAAATGGTTGCTAAATATGCAGAAAAGAGAAAAGCCTTAAAAGAAGCTGGAGACTATGAAGCATTACAAAAGTTGCCAAAAAACGCATCACCAATTAGAATGCACAATCGTTGTAAACTAACTGGACGTCCAAAAGGATATATGCGTCAGTTCGGAATTTCACGTGTTACTTTCCGTGAAATGGCTAACCAAGGATTAATTCCAGGAGTAAAGAAAGCAAGCTGGTAA
- the rplE gene encoding 50S ribosomal protein L5 yields MSYVPRLREEYKSRVIKALTDEFGYSNVMQVPKLQKIVVSKGVGAAIADKKLIEYAIDELTTITGQKAVPTISKKDVANFKLRKGMPIGAKVTLRGDKMYEFLDRLVTASLPRVRDFNGIKANGFDGRGNYNLGITEQIIYPEINIDQVKKISGMDITFVTSASTDKEAKSLLGELGLPFKKN; encoded by the coding sequence ATGAGTTACGTACCAAGATTAAGAGAAGAGTACAAGAGCAGAGTTATCAAAGCTCTTACTGATGAATTTGGTTATAGCAATGTAATGCAAGTGCCTAAATTACAAAAGATAGTTGTAAGTAAAGGTGTTGGTGCAGCTATAGCAGATAAGAAATTAATAGAATACGCTATTGATGAGTTAACTACTATTACTGGTCAAAAAGCAGTACCTACAATTTCTAAGAAAGACGTTGCAAACTTCAAATTACGTAAAGGAATGCCTATTGGAGCAAAAGTTACGTTAAGAGGAGATAAAATGTACGAATTTTTAGATAGATTAGTTACAGCTTCTTTACCACGTGTAAGAGACTTTAACGGTATCAAAGCAAATGGTTTTGATGGTAGAGGTAATTACAATTTAGGAATTACTGAGCAAATCATCTACCCAGAGATTAATATTGATCAAGTGAAAAAAATTAGTGGTATGGATATTACTTTTGTAACATCAGCAAGCACTGATAAGGAAGCTAAATCATTATTAGGAGAATTAGGATTACCATTTAAAAAGAATTAA
- the rplP gene encoding 50S ribosomal protein L16 — MLQPKRVKYRKVQKAKGNMKGNSGRGTQLSNGMFGIKSLDQNLLTSRQIEAARIAATRYMKREGQLWIKIFPDKPITKKPLEVRMGKGKGAPDHFVAVVKPGRILFEIGGVPMEVAKEALRLAAQKLPVKTKFVIARDFDYNA; from the coding sequence ATGTTACAGCCAAAAAGAGTAAAATACCGTAAGGTACAGAAGGCGAAAGGAAATATGAAAGGTAACTCTGGTAGAGGTACTCAACTTTCTAACGGAATGTTTGGTATCAAATCATTAGACCAGAACTTACTTACCTCTCGTCAAATTGAGGCAGCTCGTATTGCGGCAACTCGTTATATGAAAAGAGAGGGGCAACTTTGGATTAAGATTTTCCCAGATAAACCAATAACAAAGAAACCGTTAGAGGTACGTATGGGTAAAGGTAAAGGTGCACCAGATCACTTTGTAGCAGTTGTAAAACCAGGTAGAATTTTGTTCGAAATTGGTGGAGTACCAATGGAAGTAGCAAAAGAAGCTTTACGTTTAGCAGCGCAAAAACTTCCTGTAAAAACGAAGTTTGTAATAGCAAGAGATTTTGATTATAACGCTTAA
- the rpsQ gene encoding 30S ribosomal protein S17, with translation MEKRNLRKERIGVVSSNKMEKSIVVSEVKRVKHPMYGKFVLKTKKYVAHDENNDCNEGDTVRIMETRPMSKSKRWRLVEILERAK, from the coding sequence ATGGAAAAAAGAAATCTTAGAAAAGAGAGAATCGGTGTAGTATCTAGCAACAAAATGGAGAAATCTATCGTAGTTAGCGAGGTAAAAAGAGTAAAGCACCCAATGTACGGAAAGTTCGTATTGAAGACTAAGAAGTACGTTGCACATGACGAGAATAACGATTGCAACGAAGGTGATACTGTAAGGATCATGGAAACACGTCCTATGAGTAAATCTAAGCGTTGGAGATTAGTAGAAATCCTAGAAAGAGCTAAATAA
- the rplN gene encoding 50S ribosomal protein L14, whose translation MLQTESRLKVADNTGAKEVLVIRVLGGTKKRYASVGDKIVVSVKSATPNGTVKKGQVSRAVVVRTKKEVRRKDGSYIRFDDNACVLLNPSEEMRGTRVFGPVARELREKQFMKIVSLAPEVL comes from the coding sequence ATGTTACAGACAGAATCAAGATTAAAAGTCGCAGATAACACTGGAGCAAAAGAAGTTTTAGTGATTAGAGTTTTAGGAGGAACAAAAAAGCGTTACGCTAGCGTTGGAGATAAAATTGTAGTTTCAGTAAAATCTGCAACTCCAAACGGAACTGTAAAGAAAGGTCAAGTATCTCGTGCAGTTGTTGTTCGTACTAAGAAAGAAGTTAGACGTAAAGACGGATCATATATCAGATTTGATGATAATGCTTGTGTACTTTTAAATCCTTCAGAGGAAATGAGAGGTACTCGTGTATTCGGACCTGTGGCTCGTGAATTACGTGAGAAACAATTTATGAAAATAGTATCATTAGCACCTGAGGTGTTATAA
- the rpmC gene encoding 50S ribosomal protein L29 yields the protein MKQSEIKELSTADLQEKLGALKKNYTDLKMAHAITPLENPLELRSLRKTVARIATELTKRELQ from the coding sequence ATGAAACAATCAGAAATTAAAGAATTATCAACAGCTGACTTACAAGAAAAGCTAGGGGCGTTGAAGAAAAATTATACTGATCTTAAGATGGCTCACGCCATAACTCCATTGGAAAACCCATTAGAGTTACGTAGCTTAAGAAAAACTGTAGCAAGAATTGCTACAGAGTTAACTAAAAGAGAATTACAATAA